A region of Necator americanus strain Aroian chromosome I, whole genome shotgun sequence DNA encodes the following proteins:
- a CDS encoding hypothetical protein (NECATOR_CHRI.G3489.T1), which yields MENSTRSAYDAPNDVSPLQKHRIRRTKTDSERTDSVLLLLLLLLLLLLLLLLLLLLLLLLLLLLLLLLLLLLLLLLLLLLLLELVKK from the exons ATGGAAAATAGCACCAGATCCGCCTACGACGCTCCTAATGACGTGTCACCTCTACAGAAGCACCGCATACGCCGCACCAAGACTGACAGCGAGCGGACAGACAGC gtattattattattattattattattattattattattattattattattattattattattattattattattattattattattattattattattattattattattattattattattactattattattattattagaactCGTAAAGAAATGA